The following are encoded in a window of Rosa chinensis cultivar Old Blush chromosome 4, RchiOBHm-V2, whole genome shotgun sequence genomic DNA:
- the LOC112197797 gene encoding zinc finger protein BRUTUS isoform X3, translating into MRRTRCVSALNIVLLVIFPALDIRVKNVARTYSLEHEGESVIFDQLFELLNSNMQNEESYRRELASCTGALQTSISQHMFKEEEQVFPLLIEKFSCEEQASLVWQFLCSIPVNMMAEFLPWLSSSISCDERQDMHKYLSKVIPEEKLLQQVVFSWMEGVKASACKDKSKGQFQDSGKKDQCTCQSSKTCKRKRMELKSEHSNLNPIDEMLLWHNAIKRELNDIAEAARKIQLSGDFSDFSAFNKRLQFIAEVCIFHSIAEDKVIFPALDAELNFAQEHKDEEIQFDELRRLMESIQRAGAESSTSEFYTNLCSHADQIIDSILKHFQSEELQVLPLARKHFSPRRQRELLYQSLCMMPLKLIECVLPWLVGSLSDEEASSFLQNIYIAAPASDSALVTLFSGWACKGRSKNICFSSSAIGCCSATTLTESEKVSSEKPFCSCTSMFSTKQRPLCISTDGEDDNQRPSKCESLASTVETIAGQPIDNGNTLHISCNNQTCCVPGLGVNDSNLGVGSLAAVKSLRALTFNPSAPSLNSSLFNWETDFSSEDTSTGTRPIDNIFKFHKAIRKDLEYLDIESGKLNDCNETFIRHFSGRFRLLWGLYRAHSNAEDDIVFPALESKETLHNVSHSYTLDHKQEEKLFEDIFSVLSELAQLSEFMSIRNMSADSGRSNYDSFEHSDSLRKYNELATKLQGMCKSIRVTLDQHVFREELELWPLFDKHFSVEEQDKIVGRIIGTTGAEVLQSMLPWVTAALTQEEQNKLMDTWKQATKNTMFSEWLDEWWDGTRVESSHTETPETCTSVDFSSTVSDADAYASLEQSDETFKPGWKDIFRMNQNELESEIRKVARDSTLDPRRKAYLIQNLMTSRWIASQQKSPQAGAVEGSNGEDLLGYAPSFHDSEKELFGCKHYKRNCKVRASCCGKLFTCRFCHDEVSDHSMDRKATSEMMCMRCLKIQPVGPVCTTSSCGGFLMAKYYCNICKFFDDERTVYHCPSCNLCRVGKGLGVDFFHCMTCNCCLGIKLLDHKCREKGLEINCPICCDFLFTSSATVRSLPCGHYMHSACFQAYTCSHYICPICSKSLGDMAVYFGMLDALLASEELPEEYRDRCQDILCNDCDKKGTAPFHWLYHKCGSCGSYNTKVIRVDSSNHCLTSGN; encoded by the exons ATGCGGAGGACGAGGTGCGTTTCCGCTCTCAACATTGTACTGCTG GTCATTTTTCCAGCTCTGGATATTCGTGTGAAGAATGTGGCTCGAACTTACTCCCTCGAGCACGAGGGAGAGAGTGTTATTTTTGATCAGTTATTTGAGCTGCTAAACTCGAATATGCAAAATGAGGAAAGCTACCGGAGAGAGTTGGCTTCTTGTACTGGAGCTCTTCAAACATCAATTAGCCAGCATATGTTCAAGGAAGAGGAACAG GTCTTCCCATTGCTTATTGAGAAGTTTTCATGTGAAGAACAGGCATCGTTGGTCTGGCAGTTTCTGTGTAGTATTCCTGTTAACATGATGGCAGAATTTCTTCCCTGGCTCTCGTCTTCCATATCATGTGATGAACGTCAGGATATGCACAAGTACTTGAGCAAGGTAATACCAGAAGAGAAGCTTCTGCAGCAG GTTGTATTTTCCTGGATGGAAGGGGTAAAAGCTTCTGCTTGCAAAGATAAATCCAAGGGTCAATTTCAAGATTCTGGAAAGAAGGACCAGTGCACATGTCAGTCTTCCAAGACTTGTAAAAGGAAACGCATGGAGCTAAAATCTGAACATTCGAATTTAAATCCTATAGATGAAATGTTACTTTGGCATAATGCTATAAAAAGAGAATTGAACGACATAGCAGAGGCAGCCAGGAAGATACAACTTTCCGgtgatttttctgatttttcagcATTCAACAAGAGGTTGCAATTTATTGCAGAAGTTTGCATTTTTCATAG CATTGCTGAGGACAAAGTTATATTCCCTGCTCTGGATGCTGAACTCAATTTTGCTCAGGAGCATAAAGATGAAGAAATTCAGTTTGACGAGCTTAGGCGCCTCATGGAAAGCATCCAGAGGGCAGGAGCTGAATCATCTACTTCTGAATTTTATACGAATTTGTGCTCTCACGCTGATCAGATAATAGATAGCATACTGAAACACTTCCAGAGTGAGGAACTTCAG GTGCTTCCACTTGCCCGAAAGCATTTTAGCCCCAGAAGACAACGAGAACTTCTGTATCAAAGCTTATGTATGATGCCATTGAAGCTGATTGAATGTGTCTTACCATGGTTGGTAGGATCACTTAGTGATGAAGAAGCAAGTTCCTTCCTTCAGAACATTTATATAGCAG CTCCAGCATCAGATTCAGCATTGGTCACTCTTTTTTCTGGTTGGGCATGCAAAGGTCGTTCTAAGAACATTTGCTTTTCTTCAAGTGCAATTGGTTGTTGTTCTGCAACAACATTGACTGAAAGTGAAAAAGTGAGTAGCGAGAAACCATTCTGTTCGTGCACCTCTATGTTTTCCACTAAGCAAAGGCCTCTGTGCATATCAACAGATGGAGAAGATGATAATCAAAGGCCATCCAAGTGTGAAAGTTTGGCGTCAACTGTGGAAACTATAGCAGGGCAGCCTATAGACAATGGAAATACCCTTCATATATCTTGCAATAACCAGACATGCTGTGTCCCGGGGTTGGGAGTAAATGACAGTAACTTGGGAGTGGGTTCTCTAGCTGCAGTAAAATCTCTTCGTGCCTTAACTTTTAATCCTTCAGCTCCTTCACTCAACTCTAGTCTTTTCAATTGGGAAACAGATTTCAGCTCTGAAGATACTAGTACTGGAACACGACCTATTGATAACATATTTAAATTCCATAAAGCTATACGTAAAGACTTGGAGTATTTAGATATTGAATCGGGAAAGCTTAATGATTGTAATGAGACTTTTATCAGGCATTTTTCTGGTAGGTTTCGTTTGTTATGGGGTCTATATAGAGCTCATAGTAATGCAGAGGATGATATTGTGTTCCCAGCGTTGGAATCGAAAGAGACTCTTCATAATGTTAGCCATTCTTACACACTGGATCACAAGCAGGAAGAGAAACTGTTTGAGGATATTTTTTCAGTTCTTTCTGAGCTTGCGCAACTTAGCGAGTTCATGAGCATTAGAAATATGTCTGCTGATTCAGGACgaagtaattatgattctttCGAGCATAGTGATTCTTTGAGAAAGTACAATGAGCTAGCTACAAAGCTTCAGGGGATGTgcaaatccattagagtgacaTTGGATCAACATGTTTTCCGTGAAGAACTCGAGTTGTGGCCATTGTTTGATAAACATTTTTCTGTGGAAGAACAAGATAAAATTGTTGGCAGGATAATTGGTACTACAGGTGCAGAGGTTCTCCAATCAATGCTGCCATGGGTAACTGCTGCTCTTACTCAGGAAGAACAGAATAAATTGATGGACACATGGAAGCAGGCGACCAAAAATACCATGTTCAGTGAATGGCTTGACGAATGGTGGGATGGAACTCGTGTTGAATCTTCACATACAGAGACACCAGAAACTTGTACTTCTGTAG ATTTTTCATCTACAGTTTCAGATGCGGATGCATATGCTAGCTTGGAACAGAGTGATGAAACATTCAAACCTGGATGGAAAGATATATTTCGGATGAATCAGAATGAGCTTGAATCAGAAATAAGAAAGGTTGCTCGAGATTCAACTCTTGATCCAAGAAGAAAAGCATATCTtattcaaaatctaatgactag TCGCTGGATAGCTTCTCAGCAGAAATCACCTCAAGCAGGTGCTGTTGAAGGTTCAAATGGTGAGGATTTGCTTGGATATGCACCGTCATTTCATGATTCAGAGAAAGAATTGTTTGGCTGTAAGCATTACAAAAGAAATTGTAAAGTCCGCGCCAGTTGCTGCGGAAAACTATTTACATGCAGGTTCTGCCATGATGAAGTGAGCGACCACTCAATGGATAG GAAGGCTACATCTGAAATGATGTGTATGCGCTGCTTGAAGATTCAGCCTGTGGGACCAGTCTGCACAACATCTTCCTGTGGTGGATTCTTGATGGCAAAGTACTACTGTAACATTTGCAAATTTTTTGATGATGAAAG GACGGTTTATCATTGTCCTTCCTGCAATTTATGCCGTGTTGGGAAGGGACTTGGTGTCGACTTCTTTCATTGCATGACATGCAATTGTTGCCTGGGGATAAAGTTACTAGACCACAAATGTAGGGAGAAGGGCCTAGAAATAAACTGTCCCATCTGCTGCGACTTTTTATTTACATCAAGTGCAACTGTGAGATCCCTTCCTTGTGGCCATTACATGCATTCAGCTTGCTTCCAG GCATACACTTGTAGTCACTACATTTGCCCAATCTGCAGCAAATCTTTGGGAGATATGGCG GTTTACTTTGGCATGCTTGATGCACTACTGGCTTCTGAGGAACTCCCAGAAGAATACAGGGATCGCTGTCAG GACATTCTCTGCAATGACTGTGATAAGAAGGGGACAGCGCCGTTCCACTGGCTGTACCATAAGTGTGGCTCTTGTGGATCCTATAACACGAAGGTAATCAGGGTTGATTCGAGCAACCACTGCTTAACATCAGGCAACTAA
- the LOC112197797 gene encoding zinc finger protein BRUTUS isoform X1, which produces MAAPFPGGGGGVAVMAGPLTPLDPSPSKTCLKHSPHKSPILIFLLFHKAIRSELDGLHCAAMAFATGRAAGAGIEPLLERYHFLRAIYKHHCNAEDEVIFPALDIRVKNVARTYSLEHEGESVIFDQLFELLNSNMQNEESYRRELASCTGALQTSISQHMFKEEEQVFPLLIEKFSCEEQASLVWQFLCSIPVNMMAEFLPWLSSSISCDERQDMHKYLSKVIPEEKLLQQVVFSWMEGVKASACKDKSKGQFQDSGKKDQCTCQSSKTCKRKRMELKSEHSNLNPIDEMLLWHNAIKRELNDIAEAARKIQLSGDFSDFSAFNKRLQFIAEVCIFHSIAEDKVIFPALDAELNFAQEHKDEEIQFDELRRLMESIQRAGAESSTSEFYTNLCSHADQIIDSILKHFQSEELQVLPLARKHFSPRRQRELLYQSLCMMPLKLIECVLPWLVGSLSDEEASSFLQNIYIAAPASDSALVTLFSGWACKGRSKNICFSSSAIGCCSATTLTESEKVSSEKPFCSCTSMFSTKQRPLCISTDGEDDNQRPSKCESLASTVETIAGQPIDNGNTLHISCNNQTCCVPGLGVNDSNLGVGSLAAVKSLRALTFNPSAPSLNSSLFNWETDFSSEDTSTGTRPIDNIFKFHKAIRKDLEYLDIESGKLNDCNETFIRHFSGRFRLLWGLYRAHSNAEDDIVFPALESKETLHNVSHSYTLDHKQEEKLFEDIFSVLSELAQLSEFMSIRNMSADSGRSNYDSFEHSDSLRKYNELATKLQGMCKSIRVTLDQHVFREELELWPLFDKHFSVEEQDKIVGRIIGTTGAEVLQSMLPWVTAALTQEEQNKLMDTWKQATKNTMFSEWLDEWWDGTRVESSHTETPETCTSVDFSSTVSDADAYASLEQSDETFKPGWKDIFRMNQNELESEIRKVARDSTLDPRRKAYLIQNLMTSRWIASQQKSPQAGAVEGSNGEDLLGYAPSFHDSEKELFGCKHYKRNCKVRASCCGKLFTCRFCHDEVSDHSMDRKATSEMMCMRCLKIQPVGPVCTTSSCGGFLMAKYYCNICKFFDDERTVYHCPSCNLCRVGKGLGVDFFHCMTCNCCLGIKLLDHKCREKGLEINCPICCDFLFTSSATVRSLPCGHYMHSACFQAYTCSHYICPICSKSLGDMAVYFGMLDALLASEELPEEYRDRCQDILCNDCDKKGTAPFHWLYHKCGSCGSYNTKVIRVDSSNHCLTSGN; this is translated from the exons ATGGCGGCACCATTTCCAGGCGGTGGAGGAGGTGTCGCGGTAATGGCTGGTCCGTTAACTCCGCTCGATCCGTCTCCGTCCAAGACTTGCCTGAAGCACTCGCCGCACAAGTCTCCGATTCTCATCTTCTTGCTGTTTCACAAGGCTATTCGCTCCGAGCTCGACGGCCTCCACTGTGCCGCCATGGCCTTCGCCACCGGCCGAGCCGCCGGCGCCGGAATCGAGCCGCTGCTGGAGCGCTACCACTTTCTTCGCGCCATCTATAAGCACCACTGCAATGCGGAGGACGAG GTCATTTTTCCAGCTCTGGATATTCGTGTGAAGAATGTGGCTCGAACTTACTCCCTCGAGCACGAGGGAGAGAGTGTTATTTTTGATCAGTTATTTGAGCTGCTAAACTCGAATATGCAAAATGAGGAAAGCTACCGGAGAGAGTTGGCTTCTTGTACTGGAGCTCTTCAAACATCAATTAGCCAGCATATGTTCAAGGAAGAGGAACAG GTCTTCCCATTGCTTATTGAGAAGTTTTCATGTGAAGAACAGGCATCGTTGGTCTGGCAGTTTCTGTGTAGTATTCCTGTTAACATGATGGCAGAATTTCTTCCCTGGCTCTCGTCTTCCATATCATGTGATGAACGTCAGGATATGCACAAGTACTTGAGCAAGGTAATACCAGAAGAGAAGCTTCTGCAGCAG GTTGTATTTTCCTGGATGGAAGGGGTAAAAGCTTCTGCTTGCAAAGATAAATCCAAGGGTCAATTTCAAGATTCTGGAAAGAAGGACCAGTGCACATGTCAGTCTTCCAAGACTTGTAAAAGGAAACGCATGGAGCTAAAATCTGAACATTCGAATTTAAATCCTATAGATGAAATGTTACTTTGGCATAATGCTATAAAAAGAGAATTGAACGACATAGCAGAGGCAGCCAGGAAGATACAACTTTCCGgtgatttttctgatttttcagcATTCAACAAGAGGTTGCAATTTATTGCAGAAGTTTGCATTTTTCATAG CATTGCTGAGGACAAAGTTATATTCCCTGCTCTGGATGCTGAACTCAATTTTGCTCAGGAGCATAAAGATGAAGAAATTCAGTTTGACGAGCTTAGGCGCCTCATGGAAAGCATCCAGAGGGCAGGAGCTGAATCATCTACTTCTGAATTTTATACGAATTTGTGCTCTCACGCTGATCAGATAATAGATAGCATACTGAAACACTTCCAGAGTGAGGAACTTCAG GTGCTTCCACTTGCCCGAAAGCATTTTAGCCCCAGAAGACAACGAGAACTTCTGTATCAAAGCTTATGTATGATGCCATTGAAGCTGATTGAATGTGTCTTACCATGGTTGGTAGGATCACTTAGTGATGAAGAAGCAAGTTCCTTCCTTCAGAACATTTATATAGCAG CTCCAGCATCAGATTCAGCATTGGTCACTCTTTTTTCTGGTTGGGCATGCAAAGGTCGTTCTAAGAACATTTGCTTTTCTTCAAGTGCAATTGGTTGTTGTTCTGCAACAACATTGACTGAAAGTGAAAAAGTGAGTAGCGAGAAACCATTCTGTTCGTGCACCTCTATGTTTTCCACTAAGCAAAGGCCTCTGTGCATATCAACAGATGGAGAAGATGATAATCAAAGGCCATCCAAGTGTGAAAGTTTGGCGTCAACTGTGGAAACTATAGCAGGGCAGCCTATAGACAATGGAAATACCCTTCATATATCTTGCAATAACCAGACATGCTGTGTCCCGGGGTTGGGAGTAAATGACAGTAACTTGGGAGTGGGTTCTCTAGCTGCAGTAAAATCTCTTCGTGCCTTAACTTTTAATCCTTCAGCTCCTTCACTCAACTCTAGTCTTTTCAATTGGGAAACAGATTTCAGCTCTGAAGATACTAGTACTGGAACACGACCTATTGATAACATATTTAAATTCCATAAAGCTATACGTAAAGACTTGGAGTATTTAGATATTGAATCGGGAAAGCTTAATGATTGTAATGAGACTTTTATCAGGCATTTTTCTGGTAGGTTTCGTTTGTTATGGGGTCTATATAGAGCTCATAGTAATGCAGAGGATGATATTGTGTTCCCAGCGTTGGAATCGAAAGAGACTCTTCATAATGTTAGCCATTCTTACACACTGGATCACAAGCAGGAAGAGAAACTGTTTGAGGATATTTTTTCAGTTCTTTCTGAGCTTGCGCAACTTAGCGAGTTCATGAGCATTAGAAATATGTCTGCTGATTCAGGACgaagtaattatgattctttCGAGCATAGTGATTCTTTGAGAAAGTACAATGAGCTAGCTACAAAGCTTCAGGGGATGTgcaaatccattagagtgacaTTGGATCAACATGTTTTCCGTGAAGAACTCGAGTTGTGGCCATTGTTTGATAAACATTTTTCTGTGGAAGAACAAGATAAAATTGTTGGCAGGATAATTGGTACTACAGGTGCAGAGGTTCTCCAATCAATGCTGCCATGGGTAACTGCTGCTCTTACTCAGGAAGAACAGAATAAATTGATGGACACATGGAAGCAGGCGACCAAAAATACCATGTTCAGTGAATGGCTTGACGAATGGTGGGATGGAACTCGTGTTGAATCTTCACATACAGAGACACCAGAAACTTGTACTTCTGTAG ATTTTTCATCTACAGTTTCAGATGCGGATGCATATGCTAGCTTGGAACAGAGTGATGAAACATTCAAACCTGGATGGAAAGATATATTTCGGATGAATCAGAATGAGCTTGAATCAGAAATAAGAAAGGTTGCTCGAGATTCAACTCTTGATCCAAGAAGAAAAGCATATCTtattcaaaatctaatgactag TCGCTGGATAGCTTCTCAGCAGAAATCACCTCAAGCAGGTGCTGTTGAAGGTTCAAATGGTGAGGATTTGCTTGGATATGCACCGTCATTTCATGATTCAGAGAAAGAATTGTTTGGCTGTAAGCATTACAAAAGAAATTGTAAAGTCCGCGCCAGTTGCTGCGGAAAACTATTTACATGCAGGTTCTGCCATGATGAAGTGAGCGACCACTCAATGGATAG GAAGGCTACATCTGAAATGATGTGTATGCGCTGCTTGAAGATTCAGCCTGTGGGACCAGTCTGCACAACATCTTCCTGTGGTGGATTCTTGATGGCAAAGTACTACTGTAACATTTGCAAATTTTTTGATGATGAAAG GACGGTTTATCATTGTCCTTCCTGCAATTTATGCCGTGTTGGGAAGGGACTTGGTGTCGACTTCTTTCATTGCATGACATGCAATTGTTGCCTGGGGATAAAGTTACTAGACCACAAATGTAGGGAGAAGGGCCTAGAAATAAACTGTCCCATCTGCTGCGACTTTTTATTTACATCAAGTGCAACTGTGAGATCCCTTCCTTGTGGCCATTACATGCATTCAGCTTGCTTCCAG GCATACACTTGTAGTCACTACATTTGCCCAATCTGCAGCAAATCTTTGGGAGATATGGCG GTTTACTTTGGCATGCTTGATGCACTACTGGCTTCTGAGGAACTCCCAGAAGAATACAGGGATCGCTGTCAG GACATTCTCTGCAATGACTGTGATAAGAAGGGGACAGCGCCGTTCCACTGGCTGTACCATAAGTGTGGCTCTTGTGGATCCTATAACACGAAGGTAATCAGGGTTGATTCGAGCAACCACTGCTTAACATCAGGCAACTAA
- the LOC112197797 gene encoding zinc finger protein BRUTUS isoform X2, translating to MAAPFPGGGGGVAVMAGPLTPLDPSPSKTCLKHSPHKSPILIFLLFHKAIRSELDGLHCAAMAFATGRAAGAGIEPLLERYHFLRAIYKHHCNAEDEVIFPALDIRVKNVARTYSLEHEGESVIFDQLFELLNSNMQNEESYRRELASCTGALQTSISQHMFKEEEQVFPLLIEKFSCEEQASLVWQFLCSIPVNMMAEFLPWLSSSISCDERQDMHKYLSKVIPEEKLLQQVVFSWMEGVKASACKDKSKGQFQDSGKKDQCTCQSSKTCKRKRMELKSEHSNLNPIDEMLLWHNAIKRELNDIAEAARKIQLSGDFSDFSAFNKRLQFIAEVCIFHSIAEDKVIFPALDAELNFAQEHKDEEIQFDELRRLMESIQRAGAESSTSEFYTNLCSHADQIIDSILKHFQSEELQVLPLARKHFSPRRQRELLYQSLCMMPLKLIECVLPWLVGSLSDEEASSFLQNIYIAAPASDSALVTLFSGWACKGRSKNICFSSSAIGCCSATTLTESEKVSSEKPFCSCTSMFSTKQRPLCISTDGEDDNQRPSKCESLASTVETIAGQPIDNGNTLHISCNNQTCCVPGLGVNDSNLGVGSLAAVKSLRALTFNPSAPSLNSSLFNWETDFSSEDTSTGTRPIDNIFKFHKAIRKDLEYLDIESGKLNDCNETFIRHFSGRFRLLWGLYRAHSNAEDDIVFPALESKETLHNVSHSYTLDHKQEEKLFEDIFSVLSELAQLSEFMSIRNMSADSGRSNYDSFEHSDSLRKYNELATKLQGMCKSIRVTLDQHVFREELELWPLFDKHFSVEEQDKIVGRIIGTTGAEVLQSMLPWVTAALTQEEQNKLMDTWKQATKNTMFSEWLDEWWDGTRVESSHTETPETCTSVVSDADAYASLEQSDETFKPGWKDIFRMNQNELESEIRKVARDSTLDPRRKAYLIQNLMTSRWIASQQKSPQAGAVEGSNGEDLLGYAPSFHDSEKELFGCKHYKRNCKVRASCCGKLFTCRFCHDEVSDHSMDRKATSEMMCMRCLKIQPVGPVCTTSSCGGFLMAKYYCNICKFFDDERTVYHCPSCNLCRVGKGLGVDFFHCMTCNCCLGIKLLDHKCREKGLEINCPICCDFLFTSSATVRSLPCGHYMHSACFQAYTCSHYICPICSKSLGDMAVYFGMLDALLASEELPEEYRDRCQDILCNDCDKKGTAPFHWLYHKCGSCGSYNTKVIRVDSSNHCLTSGN from the exons ATGGCGGCACCATTTCCAGGCGGTGGAGGAGGTGTCGCGGTAATGGCTGGTCCGTTAACTCCGCTCGATCCGTCTCCGTCCAAGACTTGCCTGAAGCACTCGCCGCACAAGTCTCCGATTCTCATCTTCTTGCTGTTTCACAAGGCTATTCGCTCCGAGCTCGACGGCCTCCACTGTGCCGCCATGGCCTTCGCCACCGGCCGAGCCGCCGGCGCCGGAATCGAGCCGCTGCTGGAGCGCTACCACTTTCTTCGCGCCATCTATAAGCACCACTGCAATGCGGAGGACGAG GTCATTTTTCCAGCTCTGGATATTCGTGTGAAGAATGTGGCTCGAACTTACTCCCTCGAGCACGAGGGAGAGAGTGTTATTTTTGATCAGTTATTTGAGCTGCTAAACTCGAATATGCAAAATGAGGAAAGCTACCGGAGAGAGTTGGCTTCTTGTACTGGAGCTCTTCAAACATCAATTAGCCAGCATATGTTCAAGGAAGAGGAACAG GTCTTCCCATTGCTTATTGAGAAGTTTTCATGTGAAGAACAGGCATCGTTGGTCTGGCAGTTTCTGTGTAGTATTCCTGTTAACATGATGGCAGAATTTCTTCCCTGGCTCTCGTCTTCCATATCATGTGATGAACGTCAGGATATGCACAAGTACTTGAGCAAGGTAATACCAGAAGAGAAGCTTCTGCAGCAG GTTGTATTTTCCTGGATGGAAGGGGTAAAAGCTTCTGCTTGCAAAGATAAATCCAAGGGTCAATTTCAAGATTCTGGAAAGAAGGACCAGTGCACATGTCAGTCTTCCAAGACTTGTAAAAGGAAACGCATGGAGCTAAAATCTGAACATTCGAATTTAAATCCTATAGATGAAATGTTACTTTGGCATAATGCTATAAAAAGAGAATTGAACGACATAGCAGAGGCAGCCAGGAAGATACAACTTTCCGgtgatttttctgatttttcagcATTCAACAAGAGGTTGCAATTTATTGCAGAAGTTTGCATTTTTCATAG CATTGCTGAGGACAAAGTTATATTCCCTGCTCTGGATGCTGAACTCAATTTTGCTCAGGAGCATAAAGATGAAGAAATTCAGTTTGACGAGCTTAGGCGCCTCATGGAAAGCATCCAGAGGGCAGGAGCTGAATCATCTACTTCTGAATTTTATACGAATTTGTGCTCTCACGCTGATCAGATAATAGATAGCATACTGAAACACTTCCAGAGTGAGGAACTTCAG GTGCTTCCACTTGCCCGAAAGCATTTTAGCCCCAGAAGACAACGAGAACTTCTGTATCAAAGCTTATGTATGATGCCATTGAAGCTGATTGAATGTGTCTTACCATGGTTGGTAGGATCACTTAGTGATGAAGAAGCAAGTTCCTTCCTTCAGAACATTTATATAGCAG CTCCAGCATCAGATTCAGCATTGGTCACTCTTTTTTCTGGTTGGGCATGCAAAGGTCGTTCTAAGAACATTTGCTTTTCTTCAAGTGCAATTGGTTGTTGTTCTGCAACAACATTGACTGAAAGTGAAAAAGTGAGTAGCGAGAAACCATTCTGTTCGTGCACCTCTATGTTTTCCACTAAGCAAAGGCCTCTGTGCATATCAACAGATGGAGAAGATGATAATCAAAGGCCATCCAAGTGTGAAAGTTTGGCGTCAACTGTGGAAACTATAGCAGGGCAGCCTATAGACAATGGAAATACCCTTCATATATCTTGCAATAACCAGACATGCTGTGTCCCGGGGTTGGGAGTAAATGACAGTAACTTGGGAGTGGGTTCTCTAGCTGCAGTAAAATCTCTTCGTGCCTTAACTTTTAATCCTTCAGCTCCTTCACTCAACTCTAGTCTTTTCAATTGGGAAACAGATTTCAGCTCTGAAGATACTAGTACTGGAACACGACCTATTGATAACATATTTAAATTCCATAAAGCTATACGTAAAGACTTGGAGTATTTAGATATTGAATCGGGAAAGCTTAATGATTGTAATGAGACTTTTATCAGGCATTTTTCTGGTAGGTTTCGTTTGTTATGGGGTCTATATAGAGCTCATAGTAATGCAGAGGATGATATTGTGTTCCCAGCGTTGGAATCGAAAGAGACTCTTCATAATGTTAGCCATTCTTACACACTGGATCACAAGCAGGAAGAGAAACTGTTTGAGGATATTTTTTCAGTTCTTTCTGAGCTTGCGCAACTTAGCGAGTTCATGAGCATTAGAAATATGTCTGCTGATTCAGGACgaagtaattatgattctttCGAGCATAGTGATTCTTTGAGAAAGTACAATGAGCTAGCTACAAAGCTTCAGGGGATGTgcaaatccattagagtgacaTTGGATCAACATGTTTTCCGTGAAGAACTCGAGTTGTGGCCATTGTTTGATAAACATTTTTCTGTGGAAGAACAAGATAAAATTGTTGGCAGGATAATTGGTACTACAGGTGCAGAGGTTCTCCAATCAATGCTGCCATGGGTAACTGCTGCTCTTACTCAGGAAGAACAGAATAAATTGATGGACACATGGAAGCAGGCGACCAAAAATACCATGTTCAGTGAATGGCTTGACGAATGGTGGGATGGAACTCGTGTTGAATCTTCACATACAGAGACACCAGAAACTTGTACTTCTGTAG TTTCAGATGCGGATGCATATGCTAGCTTGGAACAGAGTGATGAAACATTCAAACCTGGATGGAAAGATATATTTCGGATGAATCAGAATGAGCTTGAATCAGAAATAAGAAAGGTTGCTCGAGATTCAACTCTTGATCCAAGAAGAAAAGCATATCTtattcaaaatctaatgactag TCGCTGGATAGCTTCTCAGCAGAAATCACCTCAAGCAGGTGCTGTTGAAGGTTCAAATGGTGAGGATTTGCTTGGATATGCACCGTCATTTCATGATTCAGAGAAAGAATTGTTTGGCTGTAAGCATTACAAAAGAAATTGTAAAGTCCGCGCCAGTTGCTGCGGAAAACTATTTACATGCAGGTTCTGCCATGATGAAGTGAGCGACCACTCAATGGATAG GAAGGCTACATCTGAAATGATGTGTATGCGCTGCTTGAAGATTCAGCCTGTGGGACCAGTCTGCACAACATCTTCCTGTGGTGGATTCTTGATGGCAAAGTACTACTGTAACATTTGCAAATTTTTTGATGATGAAAG GACGGTTTATCATTGTCCTTCCTGCAATTTATGCCGTGTTGGGAAGGGACTTGGTGTCGACTTCTTTCATTGCATGACATGCAATTGTTGCCTGGGGATAAAGTTACTAGACCACAAATGTAGGGAGAAGGGCCTAGAAATAAACTGTCCCATCTGCTGCGACTTTTTATTTACATCAAGTGCAACTGTGAGATCCCTTCCTTGTGGCCATTACATGCATTCAGCTTGCTTCCAG GCATACACTTGTAGTCACTACATTTGCCCAATCTGCAGCAAATCTTTGGGAGATATGGCG GTTTACTTTGGCATGCTTGATGCACTACTGGCTTCTGAGGAACTCCCAGAAGAATACAGGGATCGCTGTCAG GACATTCTCTGCAATGACTGTGATAAGAAGGGGACAGCGCCGTTCCACTGGCTGTACCATAAGTGTGGCTCTTGTGGATCCTATAACACGAAGGTAATCAGGGTTGATTCGAGCAACCACTGCTTAACATCAGGCAACTAA